A window of Costertonia aggregata contains these coding sequences:
- a CDS encoding L-serine ammonia-lyase, whose product MECISIFDMLKIGVGPSSSHTLGPWRAAERWLAELKKQNIFNDITKITVHMYGSLSLTGKGHATDYAVMLGLSGADPEYIPVTEIHPLVQKIKETHMLCLGNEKEISFDPETDMVYNKKFLPFHANGLKFEALLSNGKKKSETYYSIGGGFVVVEERKRAKHKAAAFKTFPFPVQKGTELLQFCAQENKSISELVLENERSLRTDAQIDAEIQRIWSTMLECMYTGCHTEGKLPGGLNVKRRAFEMHQNLMGSVPYTTPEEWLLSIRQTEVKFRQILKWVSCFALSVNEVNASLGRVVTAPTNGSAGVIPAVLMYYMVIENHAGNFEHVKQFLLVAGEIGSIFKKGATISAAMGGCQAEIGVSSAMAAGALTELLGGTPEQVLMAAEIAMEHHLGLTCDPIGGLVQIPCIERNSMGAIKAINAAELALDSDPAEAKVPLDKVVQTMWETAKDMNSKYKETSEGGLAVGVFLSDC is encoded by the coding sequence TACCCTGGGACCTTGGCGTGCCGCCGAAAGGTGGCTTGCCGAACTTAAAAAACAAAATATTTTTAATGACATTACCAAAATTACGGTTCATATGTACGGTTCCCTGTCTCTCACCGGAAAAGGGCACGCTACAGACTATGCGGTGATGTTAGGATTATCGGGAGCAGATCCGGAATACATTCCCGTGACCGAAATTCATCCGTTGGTTCAAAAAATAAAGGAAACGCATATGCTGTGCCTGGGAAATGAAAAAGAAATATCCTTTGATCCCGAAACAGATATGGTTTACAATAAAAAATTTCTTCCCTTTCATGCCAACGGTTTAAAGTTTGAGGCACTATTATCAAACGGCAAGAAGAAATCGGAAACCTATTATTCCATCGGTGGTGGTTTTGTTGTGGTTGAAGAGAGAAAGCGGGCCAAGCATAAGGCGGCGGCATTTAAAACCTTCCCGTTTCCTGTTCAGAAAGGGACGGAGCTTTTACAATTCTGCGCCCAAGAAAACAAAAGCATCTCCGAATTGGTTCTTGAAAACGAACGTTCGCTCAGAACCGATGCCCAGATAGATGCCGAAATACAAAGGATTTGGAGCACTATGCTAGAATGCATGTACACAGGTTGCCATACCGAGGGGAAGCTGCCCGGTGGACTTAATGTGAAACGAAGGGCTTTTGAAATGCATCAAAACTTAATGGGCTCTGTACCTTACACCACTCCAGAAGAATGGTTGCTATCCATACGCCAGACCGAAGTGAAATTCCGGCAAATCCTTAAATGGGTAAGTTGTTTCGCCTTGAGCGTAAATGAAGTAAATGCGTCTTTAGGTCGTGTGGTAACCGCTCCCACGAATGGCAGCGCAGGTGTTATCCCTGCAGTATTAATGTATTACATGGTCATTGAAAATCACGCTGGAAATTTTGAACACGTTAAGCAGTTTCTTTTGGTAGCGGGCGAAATAGGCAGCATCTTTAAAAAAGGGGCCACAATATCTGCCGCTATGGGCGGTTGCCAAGCAGAAATTGGCGTATCGTCGGCAATGGCTGCCGGGGCATTAACAGAGTTATTGGGAGGTACTCCCGAACAAGTGCTCATGGCCGCGGAGATTGCCATGGAACATCATTTGGGATTAACATGTGACCCTATCGGCGGGTTGGTACAAATACCTTGTATCGAGCGAAACTCAATGGGAGCCATAAAAGCCATAAACGCGGCAGAATTGGCATTGGACTCAGATCCAGCCGAAGCTAAAGTGCCTTTGGACAAAGTGGTACAGACCATGTGGGAAACCGCCAAGGATATGAATTCCAAATACAAGGAAACTTCAGAAGGTGGTTTGGCCGTAGGCGTGTTCTTGAGTGATTGTTGA